In one Alnus glutinosa chromosome 12, dhAlnGlut1.1, whole genome shotgun sequence genomic region, the following are encoded:
- the LOC133851462 gene encoding L-ascorbate oxidase-like, producing MLKLLALCLLTSLMYVQIAEAGIRYYKWEVKYEYKSPDCYKKLAITINGRTPGPTILAQKGDTVIVEVKNSLMLENLAIHWHGIRQIGSPWGDGTEGVTQCPIFPGDSFKYEFKVDN from the exons ATGTTGAAGCTGCTGGCTTTGTGTCTCTTAACTTCTTTGATGTATGTTCAAATTGCTGAGGCCGGAATTCGGTATTACAAATGGGAGGTAAAGTATGAGTACAAGTCCCCTGATTGCTATAAGAAGCTAGCTATCACCATCAATGGCAGAACTCCAGGACCCACAATCTTGGCCCAGAAAGGCGACACCGTCATTGTCGAGGTCAAGAACAGCCTTATGCTAGAGAACCTTGCAATCCATTGGCATGGAATCCGACAG ATTGGATCACCTTGGGGTGATGGAACAGAGGGGGTGACCCAATGTCCAATATTTCCTGGAGATTCCTTCAAATACGAGTTTAAAGttgataattaa